One Nerophis ophidion isolate RoL-2023_Sa linkage group LG06, RoL_Noph_v1.0, whole genome shotgun sequence genomic region harbors:
- the asxl1 gene encoding putative Polycomb group protein ASXL1 has product MKDKQKRKKERTWAEAARMVLENFSDAPMTPKQILHVIQTKGLKEMRSGTAPLACLVTMLHSQVRGDRVKNSIFFKLPGRMSLFTLKKNALQWTKTSEAETATELASSAANPTSSSSALTEAGATEATEQEICNVTENPASGSNFELQSSTSQPQTRLSRAAGLQGRTDAQQVQHVQHTQTRLSRSRQSGRQRKKAVMMPRVVLTPLKVNGEHVPSGPMKRNRGGVDVDFETPGSILVNTNIRALINVRTFSAFPAQSQQQLLQLLPEVDRQIGTDGMARLSSSALNNEFFTHASQSWKERLAEGEFTHEMQVRFRQEMEKEKKVEVWKEKFFEEYHGQKSGLTREESLQLTMGDASEVATSVLDSDVSVVSAGAPKRRSVGRRRRDGRMRRRTRADLRRRARRTLCKTTSPVLQSTEAAEDIDSLDTSTVSIGSPMSESTVVQDEVVLQAECDEEIPPEEISVEPKSPTPEPILLPAPTPTPTLTPTPSPNLTPTPTPTPTPTPTPTPTPTPTPTPTPTPTPTPTPTPTPSPSPASTSDDKEPSIAGCLLPEEIAPVLPSTSSPSSSSSSSDSSPSSSPSSASDRQGVFTTGLDSSSSSSVSSSAAVATDHLDDTASVVTSVTGETATSSRESSPSVSPAATPAPSGTQHKEQKRRPEEARAFSSFPEKRPRLNDQQSFRTTIDRVHPEKSQPTTEEPKVPPIRIQLSRIKPPWIKGHPTYQICPRIVPPGEASRRSGTGGARTLADIKARAQQARAQREAAAAVAASSEGPGPTRVRLRPSTGLPNSNSGQRAQEHPGPIEPGGRSSRKGGGGGTQEQGTSPDTHSSGTQLQHTDVEDKTVPSPSPSATSNSVSSETPSPQKWEGRVSGPEEGLAPTLANARDPSDRLVGQISNLPSQKTDSKSEGFPLSEQNQVTESTSPPERFDQCNEKRSLAPTSIPDSLPRFGAQGIVVQKLVRSTTASVLEHEKDKVVTNKDSQETNADLVQKAQQAGLPSPRTDSSVRDDEAATHSDSTETASDCENESQVDESQYQLDGDWCSQVRSHRQMQQVICSPPRNQQSHTVIQSRFPNGLPHRNQTLSQEHTSLQTTPPRDNNVVIKVEPAEDCSRSSRPSSAEEDYDGRSQPCVAPSGASKKLSTPTRPVSSVEANNPLVTQLLQGSLALDKVLPAHSAERLEISRLPGPQRRPCIRPEVSSQFLSTEGIQIKSQKGFPVSCLMETPTTSQYQSQETTGAVPVITSSMTNLNSHTSETAAVKASPLHHPPRGVIPDRNQPAHRTVLNGPTPPHADPCPTEVVPSLKITWRSPQTHMSNHQEPPASIVKTEVGAKAACQAFTNSYPAAPKVVTKKEPVSPMDGYSSGGAMEGLLNMEMNLARMAKNELSKAPYSSYHSSTLPFQIYGKISKQGGGMGGVSYTANVSVMDNSGFSRNMTDGVLQLRPRLASSQATLSIQTFSDGTAEEVSLKCSCRLKAMIMCQGCGAFCHDDCIGPSKLCVSCLVVR; this is encoded by the exons GTGCTGGAGAACTTCTCAGACGCTCCTATGACCCCGAAACAGATACTTCATGTCATCCAGACCAAGGGGCTGAAAGAAATGAg aag TGGAACAGCACCTTTGGCTTGCCTGGTCACAATGCTTCACTCCCAGGTGAGGGGAGATCGGGTCAAGAACAGCATCTTCTTTAAGTTGCCTGGACGGATGAGCCTTTTCACGCTCAAG AAGAATGCCCTGCAGTGGACCAAGACTTCAGAGGCCGAAACGGCCACTGAGCTGGCGAGCAGCGCCGCTAACCCGACCTCCAGCAGCTCCGCTCTCACAGAGGCTGGCGCCACAGAAGCGACCGAGCAGGAGATCTGCAACGTGACTGAGAACCCTGCCAGCGGCTCCAATTTTG AGTTGCAGTCTTCCACCAGCCAACCTCAGACCCGACTCAGCAGGGCAGCGGGATTGCAGGGACGCACCGACGCTCAACAGGTCCAACATGTACAGCACACCCAGACCAGACTGAGCCGCTCAAGACAG TCCGGGAGGCAGCGTAAGAAAGCGGTCATGATGCCACGCGTCGTCCTCACTCCTCTTAAAGTAAACGGAGAGCATGTACCTTCAG GACCGATGAAGAGGAATCGTGGCGGGGTGGACGTGGACTTTGAAACACCAGGTTCCATTCTTGTGAACACCAACATCAGGGCTCTCATTAACGTGAGAACATTCTCGGCCTTCCCAGCACAGTCCCAGCAGCAGCTCTTACAGCTTCTGCCAGAGGTGGACCGCCAG ATTGGAACAGATGGAATGGCCAGACTGAGTAGTTCAGCCCTCAACAATGAGTTCTTTACACACGCTTCCCAGAGCTGGAAAGAGAGGTTAGCGGAGG GAGAGTTCACGCATGAGATGCAGGTGCGATTCCGGCAAGAaatggagaaagaaaagaaagttGAAGTGTGGAAGGAGAAGTTCTTTGAGGAGTACCACGGACAAAA GTCTGGTTTGACAAGAGAAGAATCCCTTCAGCTCACAATGGGCGACGCTAGCGAAGTTGCAACGAGTGTCCTGGACAGCGACGTCTCTGTGGTGTCAGCCGGCGCCCCCAAGAGGCGCAGCGTGGGTCGGCGGAGGAGAGACGGTCGGATGAGGAGGCGCACACGGGCCGATCTACGCCGCAGGGCTCGACGCACCTTGTGCAAGACCACCTCTCCGGTGTTGCAGTCCACAGAAGCTGCTGAAGACATTGATTCTCTGGACACCTCAACCGTTTCTATCGGTTCTCCCATGTCAGAAAGTACGGTTGTTCAAGACGAAGTTGTTCTGCAGGCCGAATGTGACGAGGAGATCCCGCCAGAGGAGATCTCTGTTGAGCCAAAGTCTCCCACACCTGAGCCGATCCTACTGCCGGCTCCCACGCCCACTCCCACTCTCACGCCCACTCCAAGTCCAAATctcactcccactcccactccaactccaactcccacccccaccccaacccccacgcccactcccactcccactccaaccccaacccccacgcccactcccactcccactccaaCTCCCAGTCCCAGTCCGGCATCTACAAGCGACGACAAAGAACCAAGCATCGCAGGCTGTCTGCTTCCAGAAGAAATTGCACCAGTGTTGCCTTCCACCTCCTCCCCTTCGTCGTCCTCATCATCTTCTGATTCGTCTCCTTCATCCTCACCATCCTCAGCTTCTGATAGGCAGGGAGTTTTCACCACTGGTTTGGACTCTTCCTCATCCTCTTCGGTTTCATCCTCCGCTGCAGTAGCCACAGACCACCTAGATGACACGGCGTCAGTGGTCACCTCCGTCACAGGCGAAACGGCCACCAGCAGCCGCGAGAGCAGCCCCTCAGTCAGCCCGGCAGCCACCCCAGCACCCAGCGGCACCCAGCACAAGGAGCAGAAGAGAAGACCAGAAGAGGCACGGGCCTTCTCAAGCTTCCCCGAAAAGAGGCCACGGCTGAACGATCAGCAGTCCTTTCGTACCACAATTGACAGGGTCCATCCAGAGAAATCGCAGCCGACAACAGAGGAGCCCAAGGTGCCGCCAATCCGG ATTCAATTGTCCAGAATCAAACCTCCGTGGATCAAAGGGCACCCCACCTACCAGATCTGCCCCCGCATCGTGCCCCCCGGCGAGGCCTCGCGGCGGTCGGGGACGGGGGGCGCGCGGACGCTTGCAGACATCAAAGCCCGTGCGCAGCAAGCCCGTGCCCAACGCGAAGCCGCTGCTGCTGTTGCAGCCTCTTCCGAAGGGCCAGGGCCGACCAGGGTCCGGCTGCGGCCTTCTACTGGGCTACCGAATAGCAACAGTGGACAGCGAGCCCAAGAGCATCCGGGGCCGATCGAGCCCGGAGGAAGGAGTAGCAGAAAGGGGGGGGGCGGCGGCACGCAGGAGCAAGGAACGTCTCCCGACACTCATTCGTCTGGAACACAACTACAGCATACCGATGTAGAAGACAAAACGGTGCCTTCCCCGTCGCCGTCTGCTACCTCGAACTCTGTGTCCTCAGAGACCCCAAGTCCTCAAAAATGGGAGGGAAGGGTCTCTGGGCCTGAAGAAGGGTTAGCTCCAACATTAGCTAACGCCCGTGATCCTTCTGACCGACTTGTGGGCCAAATATCTAATCTTCCCTCTCAAAAGACTGACTCAAAGTCTGAGGGTTTTCCGCTGAGTGAGCAAAACCAGGTGACTGAGTCAACTTCCCCCCCTGAGAGGTTCGACCAGTGTAATGAAAAACGCTCACTGGCCCCAACATCCATCCCTGATTCTTTACCTAGGTTTGGAGCTCAGGGGATAGTTGTTCAGAAGCTGGTCAGATCCACCACAGCGTCAGTGCTTGAACACGAGAAAGACAAAGTTGTAACCAACAAAGACTCCCAGGAGACAAACGCTGACTTGGTCCAAAAGGCACAACAAGCAGGCCTACCCTCACCCCGAACGGATTCTTCAGTCCGAGATGACGAGGCTGCGACTCACAGTGACTCCACAGAAACGGCGTCTGATTGTGAGAACGAAAGTCAAGTGGACGAGTCACAGTATCAGCTCGATGGGGATTGGTGCTCTCAGGTGAGAAGCCACAGACAAATGCAGCAGGTAATTTGTAGTCCTCCTCGGAACCAGCAGTCACACACCGTTATTCAGTCTCGCTTTCCCAACGGTTTGCCTCATCGGAATCAGACCCTGTCCCAAGAACACACGTCCCTTCAGACAACACCTCCCCGGGACAACAATGTCGTTATCAAAGTCGAGCCTGCAGAGGATTGTAGTAGAAGTAGCAGACCGAGTTCTGCGGAGGAAGACTACGACGGACGTAGTCAACCCTGCGTCGCTCCTTCAGGTGCCTCAAAGAAGCTTTCTACTCCGACCAGACCAGTATCCAGCGTGGAAGCCAACAACCCTTTGGTGACGCAGCTTTTACAGGGCAGCCTCGCCCTGGACAAAGTTCTACCGGCACACTCGGCAGAGCGGCTGGAAATCAGCCGATTACCGGGACCCCAGCGAAGACCCTGCATCAGGCCTGAGGTCTCGTCGCAGTTTTTGAGCACGGAAGGAATTCAAATCAAGTCTCAGAAAGGCTTCCCCGTGTCCTGCCTGATGGAGACCCCAACAACATCGCAGTATCAGTCTCAGGAGACTACTGGAGCCGTGCCGGTCATCACGTCCAGCATGACCAACCTGAACTCTCACACGTCAGAGACGGCAGCCGTCAAAGCGTCGCCTCTTCATCATCCCCCGCGGGGGGTCATCCCAGACAGGAACCAGCCCGCTCACAGGACCGTACTCAATGGCCCGACACCTCCTCACGCAGACCCATGTCCCACTGAAGTGGTGCCGAGTCTGAAGATCACCTGGCGATCGCCACAGACTCACATGTCCAACCATCAAGAACCTCCCGCTTCCATCGTGAAGACGGAAGTTGGTGCAAAGGCTGCTTGTCAGGCGTTCACTAACTCCTACCCGGCTGCCCCCAAGGTTGTCACCAAGAAAGAACCCGTCAGTCCTATGGACGGATACTCAAGTGGGGGGGCAATGGAGGGACTCCTCAACATGGAGATGAATTTGGCCCGCATGGCCAAAAATGAGCTCAGCAAAGCTCCGTACTCGAGTTACCACTCTTCCACCCTGCCCTTCCAGATCTACGGGAAGATTTCCAAGCAGGGCGGGGGCATGGGCGGCGTCAGCTACACGGCCAACGTGTCGGTGATGGACAATAGCGGTTTTTCCCGTAACATGACGGACGGCGTTCTCCAGCTGCGACCCCGTCTGGCCTCCAGCCAGGCCACGCTCAGCATCCAGACCTTCAGCGACGGTACGGCCGAAGAGGTGTCGCTCAAGTGCTCGTGTCGCCTCAAAGCCATGATCATGTGCCAAGGCTGCGGTGCCTTCTGCCATGACGACTGCATCGGACCCTCCAAACTCTGCGTGTCCTGTCTGGTGGTCAGATAG